Within Metabacillus schmidteae, the genomic segment CAGGTCTTCGCCTTTATCCATATCATGAGTTTTTTCATATTCATTATGCGATCCTTCATGAAGGAGTAGACAATGAACAAGCGAAAGCCTCCTATGAAGAGGCGATTCGCCTTAATCCACACCATGAACAGTATCTTGGATGGTATGCAACTTTTTTACATGACATTGGTCAATCGAAAGAAGCTGAACAATTAGAGAAATTAGCGCTTCAGGAAGATCCGGAAAACGAACAAAATTTATTTCGTTTTGCGATAAAAGCCTATGAAAACAGGAAGTATCAAAAGGCACAGATGTTAATGGAGAAAGCAATTAGTCAGAACCCCAACAGCTATTGGATGCGTGAATATTATAAGGAAATTTATCCATCAAAAAACAAAATTGTCAGGGCAAAACTGCAGCTTGATCATGCACTTTTAAAAATATGGAAGTATCCTTCAGAGATATTAAGAAAACTTTTATTTGAAAAAATACCTATGGAATATTGTATGCTTTTCGTTCTTATCTTGGGATTCGTAGGGATGATGTCCCTTTTTGGGGTCTTTACGTTAATCGCAGCAACGGGTTATATTTTGCTGCTAATCATTAGCGTGATCATATCGAATTCAATGTTACATGCTGTTGGAATAACAGATGAAGAAGAAATAAAGATGAAAAGAAAAGTAAAATCCACTCAACTTGCTGCATTGAAGAAAATGCAGAAACAAGTGGCAAATAGTAAAAAAAATCCGAAAGAAAAGCAGGAAACTTCCATTCCGCGTGATGCACTGGAAGTACAGTTGGCAAAGGTTTGGGATTCAGACAGTATTGCGGCTTTTAAGGAACAAGCGTTAACACAAGATGATACAGAAGCAAGGAAACGAAGTTCACACACAAACAATCAACCAGTTCCGATCGACTGGCCAAAGGATCATTCCAATTGGCCGTTTTATGTAATTGGAATCGTGATGATTATTATGGCAGCCTTCCGATTTATCCCTTCTACAACTACAGAAACGGTGTCAAAGCCTACTGAAAAGGTTACCCTTGAGGATCTTGAAGAAAAACAGAGCGAATTAAAGGAACTTACTGAAGCGGTAGAAAATCAAGTAAGTATAACTTCGGATTTAGATCAATCTACTATTAACCAATTTCTCCAAGCAGTAAAAGAAGACAATTTGGAAGAGAGTTTGCCAGACCTCATTGCCGAAGATTATCGGCCAATTATTCAGCAAAACCTCACATCTCCTTTATTCAAAGAACTGGCAGAAGCAAGAGTAGTGATGGTTCATCAATCAATAGCGACTACTTATTTTTTAGTGAAAAACGAACAGGAAAATTCTAAAACTGTTGTTGAGGTACTGTTAGGGGAAATCACGCATATTTATGCAGAAAAATGGGATGAATCAGAAAAGGAAGAGTTTCATAGATTAGTTGAGGAGATTGAGAGTAATGGAAAGGCAGTAGTTGAATAGTTAGGAAGCAGTCTGAAGAGAGCATTAGTAAAATTGCTCTCTTCAGACTGTTGACAAACGCTCGCTTTCTTCGTTACTCACCTTATTGCGGTGCTCATTACCAACCTCGGTAACTCCGCTCCTCACAAGGCTTCGTGCCTCGAAAGGCAAGCGTTAGCAATCAGTCTGAGGGCTAGCAATTTTACTTTGTCTACAAGCTGAAGAGAGCATTAGTAAAATTGCTCTCTTTTCTTTAAATTTATGCACATAAATTAGGATAATTATGTTAAAATTTGGTAGGTTGTGTGCTGATGAAATTTTAGAAAAATAGATGGTGATGATATGTTTGCTAAAGAGAGAAGTTATTTCGATTATACACTTGTATTTTTCATTTTTCTCATTATGATATGTAGCTGTGTGGCGATTTCAAGTGCAGAAAAGTATGCTCAATATAGTGAAAATTTCATGATGAAACAATTAATCTGGTTTGTTCTGGGTGCAGTTATCGCTGCGTTTATCTTTCTTTTTGATAGTGAACAAATACAAAAGATCACTCCATACCTTTATGGATTAGGAGTTGTTTTACTGCTCGGAATCCTCATTGCACCAGAGTCAATTGCACCTGTTCGCAATGGAGCAAAGTCATGGTTTATCGTGCCAGGTATAGGCTCTATACAGCCCTCAGAATACATGAAAATATTTCTAATATTGATGCTTTCGAATATTATTCAAAAGCACGATGAACATTCCATGAATCATCATATTAAACAAGATTTATTCCTTCTTGTAAAAATTGCGGTTGTCGCTTTAATCCCCATATTTTTAGTATTGAAGCAAAATGATTTCGGCTCTTCACTCGTTATGCTCGTCATTACTTCAGGAATTGTTTTTGCTTCTGATATCAATTGGCGAATTATTGTGTCGTTTATAGGAATGGCTGTATGTGGTGTGGGATTACTTGTTGTTTTATTTATTTTCCATCCGGAATTTCTATTGAAATTCTTTGGAGAATATCAGTTAAACCGAATCTATTCCTGGCTTGATCCATTTGGAAACTCACAAGATATTGGATATCAATTAAAACAATCATTATTAGCGATTGGTTCTGGAATGTTAGGTGGAAAAGGATATCTAAATAGTGAGGTCTATATACCGGAAGCCCATTCAGATTTTATTTTTACAATCGTATCAGAGGAATTTGGCTTTTTAGGAGCTAGTGTTGTTGTTTCTCTTTATTTTCTCCTTGTTTATAGATTAATCGTAATAGCGATCTATTCAAGAGGAGATCTATTTAATACATTGATATGTATTGGAGTTGCAACGTTATTTACGTTTCATGTTTTCCAAAATATCGGGATGGTGTCAGGGCTCTTACCAATTACAGGTATCCCTTTACTTTTACTTAGTTACGGGGGAAGCTCTGTTATGTCATGCATGATTGCATTAGGATTAGTGTTAAACATTTCTTTGAAGAAAAAAGATTATTTGTTTTCAAATGATGATTAGCTTTTGGTATATAGGAGGAAGCTATGGATGTAGTCGAGTTTTTAAAAAATAAAAAGATACGAGCAAAAGAAATTCCTGCATGGGGTGTCTATTTACGAACAAGATGGGATGAAGAATTTGCTGCCCATCTTAGTGTTCAAGAAAAGAAATCTATATTCCTTTACGATGAAGATGGTTTTTCTGGTTATCTCTGGCATATTTTCAGTTATGAGAAAAAAGAGTGCTTAGAGAGTGAAAAAGCGGAGAGGGCTTTTGATGTAGAGCGTAAAAGGTTTTGCTACCTATTTTATCAACATTGCGATCATGCACTATTAATTGAAAATGCTTCAGCCCTAAAAGCAGCAGATTTAGTTGACGAAGAGGATGTATACATAGTTGACAAAGACTTTACTTGGACCTATGTTGTGACACATGAAAAGGGCTGGTATGGTCCTTATTTTGCAAGGTAAAATAGTGAATAGTGATTATTTAAGGAGTAAATAAATAGTTAATCGTTAGTAGCTTTATAATTAGAGAAACTATCAATTGTTATACCATATATTGGTTTAGTTTAAGACATAAATGGATATGTTGGCTTGTCAGCAATGTTAATGTCAATAAGTTATTATTGAAAGACATTTCTCAAATGATGGGAGGATGTCTTTTTATATTTTTATTTTAATAAGTTCGTATGTATTCCATCTTCAAGATATTTGGCGGAGTGGGTCAATGGGATAAATTTTTATTAAAATACTGTAAAGTCAAAATAAAGGGAAGTCTATGGACAGGGTTAACACCTTGTCCCATTTTTTGTTGTAACAGAGATTTTTTTCTTTTTTTATAACTTTTCCTTATCTCATTTCATTAAATAATAATAATACCCTTATATTGATTTAACAAAAATTGAAAGTGAGAAGAAGGAATTTTATTTAAGGGAAAATTACACTGGTGAATATTAAATAAGATTCTATTGTCTGTATGGATAAAAATGATTCATCCATTATCGTCCCCATGCACAATTTATCTCCTAATAATAAATGTTTATTATGAAATTATAAGAGATATGTGAGATACAAATTTTAATCAGAAAAGGTTAAATAGATAATGTGTATGATGTTAATTAATATGACATCAAATTTTCAGGTTATCAATTTTGAATTTACTCTCTAACATTATACTAGGAGTGGGATGATTTGGAAGAATTTTCAGATTTAGTAATTAAAACAAGTATGGAGAAAGAGAGTTCTATTGTTGTTGGTTTAGATCCTATCATTTCATACTTTCCTAAGAATCTTCAAGGAAACGGTAATATTTGCAAAGCTATTTATGATTTTAACAAATTAGTAATTGATGTTATCCATCCGTTTGTTGTCGCTATTAAACCGCAGCTAGCATACTACGAAGTTTATGGAAGTAAAGGAATTCTAGCACTAGAGAAAACAATCAAATATGCAAAATCAAAAGGATTAATCATTATTAATGACGCAAAGAGAGGTGATATTGGTTCAACTGCAGAGGCTTATTCTGAAGCATTTTTAGGTGAGTCCTCACTATCTAGTCATGCAGTAACAGTTAATCCGTTTTTAGGAAGTGATGGGATTGTTCCTTTTTTAAATAAATCAATTGAGTATTCAAAAGGTTTATTTATTCTATTAAAAACGTCCAATCCTTCTTCAGGAGAGCTTCAAGATCTAACCCTTTACAACGGTAACAAGTTTTATATGTATTTGGCGTCATTATTGAAGGGATTGAGTACAAGTCTAGGAAACTATGGATTTTCTAATTTAGGTGCTGTAGTAGGAGCAACATATCCTGAACAGTCAAAAAACCTAAGAGAATACCTGCCAAATACTTTATTTTTAGTTCCCGGCTACGGGGAACAAGGTGGGAAATTGACCGAATTAGAGCCCTTTTTTAATAATGATGGAAATGGCTCATTAATTAGTTCTTCCAGGTCAATATTATATTCATATATAAAAGAAGAACCTGAAGAGTGGGGGGATCTTAAAATGAGCCAATTAAAGGAAATAATTGAAGCAACATGTATCAAATTTAAAGAAGATATTAATCGAATACGTTAAAAAGAGGAGGGTGACTTGAAAAGGTATTCCAAAGATTTTTTAATTCTATTCTCCGGCCAAACCATATCAAATCTAGGTAACCAGATCTATCTGATTGCTCTACCTTGGTTAGTTTATGAATTAACACATTCAAGTTTTGATATGGGAACGATTTCGGCAATTATGGCTCTCCCTGATCTCTTATTTGCTCTGATTATTGGCACGATCATTGATAGGTATAATCGGAAACGAATTTTATGGATAGCAAGTTTTATTCAACTAATTATTGTATTAATTATTCCGATACTCTTTATAACCAATATGTTGGAAATATATCACATTTATATAACGGGTTTTCTTTACTCCTCCGCAACATTGATTTTTATTACTTGCTACAGAAGTTGTATTCCAGATTTAACTGATGAAGATAGCTTAGTCGAGGTTAACTCTCTAATTCAATTATCCTTAACTCTTATTAAAATGATAGGACCACTATTAGCAGGTATAATTATCGCTAATTTTGGAATTGTTGAAGGTTTTATGGTGGATGCTTTTACATATTTTCTACTAATTATTTGTATTTTTAATACAAAATTACCAAAAGAAAAGGTAAGGAAAAGAAACACTTTCTTTTTTGATGATTTAAAAAATGGTATTACATTCACATTAGGTTCCAAAATTCTAAGATATTTAATTTGGCTTGTATTAATCGTGAATATTGGTATGTCAATTGCACTATCTTTAATGGTTTTCCATTTAAGAGGAGATGGAAATCTATCAGCAAATCAAGTTGGTTATGTATATTCAATTTCTGGCATTTTTTCTCTAGGGTTTACCCTTTTTGCTCCTAAGATTGCAAGGAAAATGGGGAGTATGTCAGCAATTTCATTAGCATGTATGATCTCAGGTTTAGGGTTACTTTTTATTCCATTTACTCAGAATATTATTTTAAAGGGAATTACTTTAGGATTAATAACGGGTGGTGGCACTTTAGGAGCGATCTATATTAATAGTATGTTACAGAAACAAGTTCCCTCTGAATATCTTGGACGAGTGTTTGCAACGACACAGATGATTAGTAGAGTATCCGTACCTTTAGCACTAGTAGTAGGGGGATGGGGATCAGAAACAAGATTTGGGGTTAGTGGAATGTTTATCATTTCTAGTTTCATTGTGATTCTTTCTACCTTAGGTTTTTATTTAAAAATGAAATTGGTGAATGATTCAAAGAGAAAAGGGGAGATACAAGTATGATTAATAAAAAACCAATGCTAGATTATTTAATTAATATAAAAAAGGCTGGCAAGGATACTTACTTAATACGTGGACGTGAGACTTGGGTATTAAATGATGTAGCAGAAGAGGTCTGTATGTTATCTACTGGGAAAAATACAGTGGGGGAGATGAGTAAATTAATTAGCACGAAATTCAATGAAGAAGAGAATGTCGTTCAAGATGATATTAAAGAATTATTACTATATTTTGAACAAGAAAACATCATAAAATTCTAGATTCTAAGTTTGTAATGAAAGGAGGTGAAAAAATGAAAAAATATGCTAAGCCTCAGGTTAAAAAAGTAATGATACCTTCAGCAGCGGTAATTAAGCACTAATTTTTGAGAAAAACAATCAAGGAAGGGGGATTTCTAATGAAGAAATATATCAAACCACAAGCAGTGAAAGTTCAAGCACCAACAGCAGCAGTACTTAAGCATGCAATATTCTAATAGTGACAGAGTAATTAATACTTAGAGTATTTTAAATATATTCAGATATTTCTTATGAGAGGAGGTTTTAGAAAATGAAAAAGTATATCAAACCACAAGCAGTGAAAGTTCAAGCACCAACAGCAGCAGTACTTAAACATTAATAATTAAACTGCGCCATTTCAGTAGAGGGATAAGATTCTCCTTCTGGAATGGCGTAGAAAAAGGATGATAAACCCTTGCCGCTTAAACAGAAGATCGGAATAAGTTGTTGGATTCTTATTCTCGCTATTTCTTATTTTATAAAACATCCAAGCGTATTACTCGTTTTAGCTTTAGGGATACCTTTGGTTGTGATGGGGATCGGACCGTCTCTCTATAAAAAGATAAATCTCCCTCAACAGTATTGGTTTATACCTCTTTGTACATCGATGTCTCTTCCTATATTTTTTGCAGATATTGATACATTAATTGACTTTAGTATTAATCAAAGCTTTCTCAGTATAATGTTAACAGTATTTTCACCAATCATGCTTCTTATTACGAGGATAAAGGAATGCTATCAGTCTATCAAAATTTCAATGATTATTGAGTCGTGTTCTAATAAGGTGTTGTTCAAAAACTTAATACAATTCGTTTGGTTACTAGTTGCCGAGGAATTGTTATTTAGGTATCTTTATTTTCAATATGCCACTAATTCAAGTCATACAGCTTTTTATATTTTAATAAACTGTTTCATTTTTATCTACTATCATTATTTCAATCGGTTTTCATATCGATTTTACAAGCTCAAAGATTATATTTATCAGGGGTTGTTTGCTATAAACGTTGGTGTTTTATTTATGTACACTAATTCGTTTCTGCTCTGTGTAATTTGTCATCTCCTTTACAACTCAATCCAGTTCGTAACATTAATTTTAAGCTCTCAATCAATAAGAAGAGTATTCATACGGAGGGATAATAATGAAAATACCTACACTGGATAAATACGGTCTATCTTATGAAAAGGTGTTAGAAATCATTCATCCACATAAAGAAGATATCGTCTTTATTAGTGGTTCAATTGCAGAAGGATTTAGTAATGATGGATCAGACGTGGATATTTACATAATTACAAAGGTAGGTTATGAAGGTAAGGCCAATGCCCATGTAAAGGAATTTTCTTATGGTGTTGAATACACATTTCTTGGATATGAACGATTAATAAGTGCCTTTGTTATCAATGAAGAGATGTTATTTAAAATCATATATGATATAGAGCAGAAAATCAAAAACAATCAACTTGTAGAACTTAATAATAAATTAATAGAGTTATATCACCGATTATATCGAGGAATCTCTTTACAAAATGATCAAGAATACTTACACATTAAAAACAAGTTAGATTTTGAAGGGTTTAAGAAGGGTCTTTCTAAAAATAGATTAGTGTACAGTGAAAATAGACATGATGATGCTCTCGGGGCTCTCAATTCAAATGATCTTTTAACTGCTTTTATTAGTTCAAAAGTTAGTTTAGAGAAATCAGTTGATGGTTTGCTTTGTGCTCATGGTGAAACAAATCCAAGTGATAAGTGGCTATTTAAAAGGCTATTGTCTATTTATAGTATTGATTGTGATTGGGTGAAAGAATTCATTCTCCTTTATACAGGAGAGAATAAACTAGTAACGTTAGAAGAAAAAACGAAGGAAATGTTACGTCTCGCAAATTTAATTCGTATGAAAGGATATCAAATCATTAAGTGAAGATGATTGGAGGGAAATAATATGATATCCACAGTTGAAATTAAAAATGTAGTTAAGGGGAAATTGAAAACAATCTATGGTGAATTTTATCTTTATCGTTTTTTAATCTCAAATGATCTGGAAGATGGAGAAATATCTGAACATCTAGCTCTTGTAAAAGGGGAAGGGTTGGATAAGGAACCTATTTTATGTAGAATAAATTCAGCTTGTATTACGAGCGAAGCCTTTAATTGTCAAAGATGTGATTGTAAGTGGCAGTTAGATAAGGCGATGGATGTTATTTCAAAAAATGGAAAAGGGATTATCACTTACCATCCTTCCCATGAAGGAAGAGGGTTTGGATTAGGTTTGAAATTATTGTCTTATAATTTAATGGAAACAGGCATCGATTCTTCAACATCTTATTTAAATCTAGGATTAGGAACTGATGATAAGAGGGATTTCCGTGCAGCCGTCAGTATCTTAAATTACTTTAATATTAAACAAGTTAAAATGCTAGGAAATAATAAAAGGAAAAGCAATGTATTAGAAAGTGCAGGGATAAAAATAGTAGATAGATTTTCTCTCATATATGAAGGTAACAACAATGAAATAAAAGAGTATTTATTTAAAAAATCATCAGAACCTGATCAAGATTTATTAAGGGAGAAGTATAGAGTTTATGAAAAACTTTCATAAAGCTAAGAAAAGTGTAATAGTGACGGGGATAAGTGGTGGAATTGCACAGCCATTAATCATAAATTTGAAACAAGAGGGATATGACATCATTGGATTAGATATAAACGATTATGAAGGTGAAACAATTGATTTTCATAGAATTGATTTAAGTAATAAAGAATCTATTATTAAGGTATTAGAAGAGGTTAACTGTCTAAATAATGTTGAAGGTGTTATTCATTTAGGTGGAATTTATCCCAATAAAAAAATAGAGGAGTATGACAGTGATCTGTGGGAAAAAGTATTTTCAGTTAATGTAAGCTCTATATTCTATCTGATTCAGGGTCTCTTAGAGAAAGCTGAAAACTTAAAGTCTATCATATTAGTTTCTTCTACAGCCTCAGTAATTGGAAGTAAAGATCCTGCTTATACAGCTTCAAAAGCAGCATTAACTGGTCTGAGTAAAAGTTTAAGTCTATCTTTAGCTTATCGCAATATAAGGGTAAATACTGTGTTACCAGGAATCATCGATACGAAAATGTCGAAAACACAAAGTGAACAAAGAAGAAATTATCATATTTCCAATACATTATCAAAAAGAATTGGTCATCCAGAAGATGTTGCTAACATGATCAGTTTTTTACTTAGTCCAAAATCCTCTTATGTTTGGGGTGCTCAAATAGAAATAAACGGGGGAATGACATTATGAAAAGAGGATTATTAATTGCAGTCTGTGGCTTGGATGGGGCTGGAAAGACAACTCAAATAAATTTATTAAATAACTGGTTTGAAACGAATAAATTACCATGTGAAATAACAAAGCAACCAACTGATTATTATAGAAACGATAGAAGAGTACGTCGCTATCTTGATCATGGTGAGTGCCAAGATATGAAGGTGTTGGCCCTATTAGCTGCTGCTGATCGAAGATATCACTTATCTGCATATATTGAGCCAAGCATAAAAAGAGGAATGTCGATAATAACAGATAGGTACTTATATAGCTCATTAGCCTATTTTAAATTTAGAGGATTAGAGCACGAGTATGTTAAATACTTAAATGGAGATATTCGCGAACCTGATATAACGATTTTTTTAGACATAGACCCTGAGATTACTTTGTTAAGAGTTCGCAATCGAGATGGTCAGCATACTAAATATGAAGAAAAGGATCCTAGAATGTTTACGGAAATTAGAAATCATTTCAAAGAAGTCCTGCCTGCTACTACTCTTTTAATCGATGCTACGCTAGATAAACAAACAATTCATGAAAGGATCGTTTCAGAAGTGTCTAATAAGCAATCAGTACTTAATGGAGGTGTTTCTGTTGGAATTAAATAAATTCATGAAACGTATTGAAGAATCGGGTGCTCTAGAGACAGGTAGAAATTCTAGAGAATTATGTGATTTCATTAGTACTCATGTTGATTTGAATACTATTCGGCAGTGGTTATCCGATATTGTACATAAACATCCAGATGATAAGTTATCGAATTTAGCTTCCTTAATGGAGATACATCCACTAGGTTTTGAAAAGTATGTTCTATGGGATAGTTCTACTGGCCAAAGGGCAAGACTACATTATTGGCCACAAAATAAATGGCCATTTGAAAGTATCCACGATCATCGTTTTAATTTTTGTGCGATCGTGATAAAAGGCCATTACATACATGAAGAATATGATGTGAATGAAAGGAGAGACACGGATGAGGTTAAAATAACCCTTACAAGGAAGCAAATAGTTGATACAGGTCAATGCTATTACTTCCAAGCAGGTACTTTTCATAGAATTATTCCAAGTGATGAGGAAACAATTTCTTTAATAATCAGGAGCTCCCCTTTGTTACCATACTCCCGCGTAGTGAATCCAGAAACTCTCAAAATGAAGCGTGCCTATGGAGCCGTTAAGAAGTTTAAAGAAAAAATTAAAGTACTAGAATCAGTTATATGATAGTTTTCGATGAATGAAAAGACCTTCAAATTACTTTTGGAGGGTCTTTTTGTTATTAGTAACAAACACAAAGTATCATTTTATAAGTTTTACGTAACAAAAAATAACATAGCAATTTAGGTTAGTGAAAATATTATGTATAGTTAAAATGTAAATTTTGTAAAAAGTTATGAATATCTTGTACATACATAATATTAGGAAGGATGCACATACTCCTTCTGTTATTTAAATCGTATGATAATTCTTTCGTTAGGGAGTGATCTATGGATTCCTAGAATTTAGATAAATGTAATTGATCTTAACCGGCAGCTTCCACGTTTTAGTAAGGATTTAAAATATAGAAGATATCTTAAAACTTATATGTGGAGGGATGAAAATGGGGATTCCGTTAAAAAATATTTTAAATATTGGTGGTCTGAGAGAATGTAAGGTTGTATCTGGACATAAAGGACTAAACAATATTGTTACATATGTAACCGTAATGGAAGTGCCGGATATCGTTAAGTGGTTAAAGGGGAACGAGTTACTATTAACTAGCTTGTATCCGATAAAAGATAATGTTGAAGCTCAAATTCAACTTATTGAAAAACTAAAGGAAGCCGGCACAGCAGCTTTAGCCATAAAACCTAGTAGATTTGTTGAAAAAATACCTGAAGAGATGAAAAAAAAGGCTGATAAATATGGTATTACAATTATTGAGATTCCCGAAAAAATCAGCTATTTAGATATTTTATCTCCTGTTATGAATGCCATTTTTAATAAAAAAATCGTTTTGCAGGAGGATTTAGAACAAGCAACTATGTTATTAAATGAAATATCTCTAACTAGAAGTGGTTTTAATGAATTTATCGAGACACTGGCTTTTTTAACAAAGAGTAAAATATATTTGGAGAGCTTAGTTCCTTATATCAAAGTAAATGATACAACGGAAATGATGCCTCTTAGTGAGGAACAATTAAGTGAACTTTTAGCTATTCAAAGACCACTCAGAATGATCCGGTATTTGAATAAAAATCAAGCAGAATCCTGTATTGTCACACCGATAATCATTGATGGATATTTATTCGGAACAATTACAAGTTGGGATTACAATATTGAATTTATGGAAGTAGACTTAGCGATTCAAGAAAAAGCCTCAAGGCTGCTCTCGCTCGAATTTCTTAGACAAAAAGTGAAATATGAGATAGAACAACAATATAAAAGTGAATATTTAAGAGATTTGTTATTAAATGAAGACATAGATACAAGAGATCTTGAAGAAAGAGGAAGGCTGTATGGTTTAAAAGAGACTTTACCCTATTTTTTAATCATTATTAGGGATAAGAATACATTCAATAAAAATAACATATTTAGTGAAAGATTAACAAAAGTAGAAGCACTCCTAAAAGAAATAGATGCTGATATTATC encodes:
- a CDS encoding tetratricopeptide repeat protein; its protein translation is MYETIQSRINKFHMFASRRMYEQCREQAEALIQIKPEEPIGYLLMAQYSYFVQIHEDVLTWCEEALLRGPEDLRVLVTVTALHQSIQCDKEKRMELVETGLRLYPYHEFFHIHYAILHEGVDNEQAKASYEEAIRLNPHHEQYLGWYATFLHDIGQSKEAEQLEKLALQEDPENEQNLFRFAIKAYENRKYQKAQMLMEKAISQNPNSYWMREYYKEIYPSKNKIVRAKLQLDHALLKIWKYPSEILRKLLFEKIPMEYCMLFVLILGFVGMMSLFGVFTLIAATGYILLLIISVIISNSMLHAVGITDEEEIKMKRKVKSTQLAALKKMQKQVANSKKNPKEKQETSIPRDALEVQLAKVWDSDSIAAFKEQALTQDDTEARKRSSHTNNQPVPIDWPKDHSNWPFYVIGIVMIIMAAFRFIPSTTTETVSKPTEKVTLEDLEEKQSELKELTEAVENQVSITSDLDQSTINQFLQAVKEDNLEESLPDLIAEDYRPIIQQNLTSPLFKELAEARVVMVHQSIATTYFLVKNEQENSKTVVEVLLGEITHIYAEKWDESEKEEFHRLVEEIESNGKAVVE
- a CDS encoding FtsW/RodA/SpoVE family cell cycle protein, giving the protein MFAKERSYFDYTLVFFIFLIMICSCVAISSAEKYAQYSENFMMKQLIWFVLGAVIAAFIFLFDSEQIQKITPYLYGLGVVLLLGILIAPESIAPVRNGAKSWFIVPGIGSIQPSEYMKIFLILMLSNIIQKHDEHSMNHHIKQDLFLLVKIAVVALIPIFLVLKQNDFGSSLVMLVITSGIVFASDINWRIIVSFIGMAVCGVGLLVVLFIFHPEFLLKFFGEYQLNRIYSWLDPFGNSQDIGYQLKQSLLAIGSGMLGGKGYLNSEVYIPEAHSDFIFTIVSEEFGFLGASVVVSLYFLLVYRLIVIAIYSRGDLFNTLICIGVATLFTFHVFQNIGMVSGLLPITGIPLLLLSYGGSSVMSCMIALGLVLNISLKKKDYLFSNDD
- a CDS encoding DUF4275 family protein, with product MDVVEFLKNKKIRAKEIPAWGVYLRTRWDEEFAAHLSVQEKKSIFLYDEDGFSGYLWHIFSYEKKECLESEKAERAFDVERKRFCYLFYQHCDHALLIENASALKAADLVDEEDVYIVDKDFTWTYVVTHEKGWYGPYFAR
- the pyrF gene encoding orotidine-5'-phosphate decarboxylase; the encoded protein is MEEFSDLVIKTSMEKESSIVVGLDPIISYFPKNLQGNGNICKAIYDFNKLVIDVIHPFVVAIKPQLAYYEVYGSKGILALEKTIKYAKSKGLIIINDAKRGDIGSTAEAYSEAFLGESSLSSHAVTVNPFLGSDGIVPFLNKSIEYSKGLFILLKTSNPSSGELQDLTLYNGNKFYMYLASLLKGLSTSLGNYGFSNLGAVVGATYPEQSKNLREYLPNTLFLVPGYGEQGGKLTELEPFFNNDGNGSLISSSRSILYSYIKEEPEEWGDLKMSQLKEIIEATCIKFKEDINRIR
- a CDS encoding MFS transporter yields the protein MKRYSKDFLILFSGQTISNLGNQIYLIALPWLVYELTHSSFDMGTISAIMALPDLLFALIIGTIIDRYNRKRILWIASFIQLIIVLIIPILFITNMLEIYHIYITGFLYSSATLIFITCYRSCIPDLTDEDSLVEVNSLIQLSLTLIKMIGPLLAGIIIANFGIVEGFMVDAFTYFLLIICIFNTKLPKEKVRKRNTFFFDDLKNGITFTLGSKILRYLIWLVLIVNIGMSIALSLMVFHLRGDGNLSANQVGYVYSISGIFSLGFTLFAPKIARKMGSMSAISLACMISGLGLLFIPFTQNIILKGITLGLITGGGTLGAIYINSMLQKQVPSEYLGRVFATTQMISRVSVPLALVVGGWGSETRFGVSGMFIISSFIVILSTLGFYLKMKLVNDSKRKGEIQV
- a CDS encoding PqqD family peptide modification chaperone — translated: MINKKPMLDYLINIKKAGKDTYLIRGRETWVLNDVAEEVCMLSTGKNTVGEMSKLISTKFNEEENVVQDDIKELLLYFEQENIIKF
- a CDS encoding CPBP family intramembrane glutamic endopeptidase — its product is MIIESCSNKVLFKNLIQFVWLLVAEELLFRYLYFQYATNSSHTAFYILINCFIFIYYHYFNRFSYRFYKLKDYIYQGLFAINVGVLFMYTNSFLLCVICHLLYNSIQFVTLILSSQSIRRVFIRRDNNENTYTG
- a CDS encoding GTP cyclohydrolase II, giving the protein MEGNNMISTVEIKNVVKGKLKTIYGEFYLYRFLISNDLEDGEISEHLALVKGEGLDKEPILCRINSACITSEAFNCQRCDCKWQLDKAMDVISKNGKGIITYHPSHEGRGFGLGLKLLSYNLMETGIDSSTSYLNLGLGTDDKRDFRAAVSILNYFNIKQVKMLGNNKRKSNVLESAGIKIVDRFSLIYEGNNNEIKEYLFKKSSEPDQDLLREKYRVYEKLS
- a CDS encoding SDR family NAD(P)-dependent oxidoreductase; translation: MKNFHKAKKSVIVTGISGGIAQPLIINLKQEGYDIIGLDINDYEGETIDFHRIDLSNKESIIKVLEEVNCLNNVEGVIHLGGIYPNKKIEEYDSDLWEKVFSVNVSSIFYLIQGLLEKAENLKSIILVSSTASVIGSKDPAYTASKAALTGLSKSLSLSLAYRNIRVNTVLPGIIDTKMSKTQSEQRRNYHISNTLSKRIGHPEDVANMISFLLSPKSSYVWGAQIEINGGMTL
- the tmk gene encoding dTMP kinase: MKRGLLIAVCGLDGAGKTTQINLLNNWFETNKLPCEITKQPTDYYRNDRRVRRYLDHGECQDMKVLALLAAADRRYHLSAYIEPSIKRGMSIITDRYLYSSLAYFKFRGLEHEYVKYLNGDIREPDITIFLDIDPEITLLRVRNRDGQHTKYEEKDPRMFTEIRNHFKEVLPATTLLIDATLDKQTIHERIVSEVSNKQSVLNGGVSVGIK
- a CDS encoding cupin domain-containing protein, whose translation is MELNKFMKRIEESGALETGRNSRELCDFISTHVDLNTIRQWLSDIVHKHPDDKLSNLASLMEIHPLGFEKYVLWDSSTGQRARLHYWPQNKWPFESIHDHRFNFCAIVIKGHYIHEEYDVNERRDTDEVKITLTRKQIVDTGQCYYFQAGTFHRIIPSDEETISLIIRSSPLLPYSRVVNPETLKMKRAYGAVKKFKEKIKVLESVI